One region of Cobetia sp. cqz5-12 genomic DNA includes:
- a CDS encoding zinc transporter ZntB — MTDATDPQASPSAAPPAADAPTTALVSAYRLDGKGGARLLDDDSLREQWQDPEALIWMHLDYTRGDVNDYLDDLAQLDEPSIEALTEPDTRPRVARFGGGMVTTLRGINLNPGAAPEDLLSLRLWMSPTRLITLRRRPFQSITQVREQLEAGQGAESISWLLAMISDALVDRVAELSHRLDEQLAIIEEDQLNDVEIDPDDITRLRRPLITLRRFMGPQRDCLAQLSQGPLWIDEQARLDLREIANQLSRYVEDFQAMQERALIIHEQRMSEHNEQLNQRMYLLSVITAVFLPLGFLTGLLGVNVGGIPGSDSQWGFAAFVGLTLGVVAMQMWLLKRKKWW; from the coding sequence ATGACTGATGCCACCGATCCGCAAGCCTCGCCGTCAGCCGCGCCGCCCGCGGCAGATGCCCCGACCACGGCACTGGTCAGCGCCTATCGCCTGGATGGCAAGGGCGGCGCCAGACTGCTCGATGACGATAGCCTGCGCGAGCAGTGGCAGGACCCCGAAGCGCTGATCTGGATGCACCTCGATTACACCCGCGGCGACGTCAATGACTACCTGGACGACCTTGCCCAGCTGGATGAGCCGAGCATCGAGGCCCTGACCGAGCCGGACACCCGTCCGCGTGTGGCGCGCTTCGGCGGCGGCATGGTCACCACGCTGCGCGGCATCAACCTCAATCCCGGCGCCGCGCCGGAAGACCTGCTGTCACTGCGCCTGTGGATGAGCCCGACCCGCCTGATCACCCTGCGCCGCCGCCCATTCCAGTCGATCACTCAGGTGCGTGAGCAGCTCGAAGCCGGTCAGGGCGCGGAAAGCATCTCCTGGCTGCTGGCGATGATCAGCGATGCGCTGGTCGATCGCGTGGCGGAGCTCAGCCATCGCCTCGATGAACAGCTCGCCATCATCGAGGAAGACCAGCTCAATGATGTCGAGATCGACCCCGATGACATTACCCGCCTGCGTCGCCCCCTGATCACCCTGCGACGCTTCATGGGGCCGCAGCGCGACTGTCTGGCGCAACTCTCCCAGGGGCCATTGTGGATCGATGAGCAGGCGCGTCTGGACCTGCGCGAGATCGCCAACCAGCTGTCGCGCTACGTGGAGGATTTCCAGGCCATGCAGGAGCGTGCGCTGATCATCCATGAACAGCGCATGAGCGAGCACAACGAGCAGCTCAACCAGCGCATGTATCTGCTGTCGGTCATCACCGCCGTCTTCCTGCCGCTGGGCTTTCTCACCGGCCTGCTGGGTGTCAACGTCGGCGGTATACCGGGCAGCGACAGCCAGTGGGGCTTCGCTGCCTTCGTTGGCCTCACGCTGGGCGTGGTGGCGATGCAGATGTGGCTGCTCAAGCGCAAGAAATGGTGGTGA